The Acidobacteriota bacterium region CAAAACCTTTTAACTTCGAGCCGGTCCGTGTGCTTCTTCTTGTTCTTGGTTGTCGTGTAATTGCGATTCTTGCAGTCGCTGCACTGTAATGTAATGATATCACGCATCGCTTAACTCACCAGGACTTTCGGTCTTTATTGAATAACTTCGGTTACGGAGCCGGCGCCGACGGTATGGCCGCCCTCGCGGATGGCGAACCGCAGCCCTTTCTCCATGGCGATGGGCGTAATCAGCTCGATCTCCATGCTCACGTTGTCGCCCGGCATCACCATCTCCGTTCCCGCCGGCAGCGTCGCCACTCCCGTCACGTCCGTCGTCCGGAAATAA contains the following coding sequences:
- the rpmG gene encoding 50S ribosomal protein L33, with product MRDIITLQCSDCKNRNYTTTKNKKKHTDRLEVKRFCPKCRQHKAHREVK
- the tuf gene encoding elongation factor Tu (EF-Tu; promotes GTP-dependent binding of aminoacyl-tRNA to the A-site of ribosomes during protein biosynthesis; when the tRNA anticodon matches the mRNA codon, GTP hydrolysis results; the inactive EF-Tu-GDP leaves the ribosome and release of GDP is promoted by elongation factor Ts; many prokaryotes have two copies of the gene encoding EF-Tu), which translates into the protein YFRTTDVTGVATLPAGTEMVMPGDNVSMEIELITPIAMEKGLRFAIREGGHTVGAGSVTEVIQ